caacaaattttttttctattgtggtgaatacaaagcatcattgataaaaaattttgtatcattaggtaacaaaaattgcgCTTTACcgcatcctttaatcaagtctacatgacctgatattgtattcaccattgtttttattggttttagttccaagaaatatcttttatctcgaagaatagtgtgcgttgtaccactatcaggtatgcaAATTTCCATGGGATTAGTTCCTTGTTTAACTTTTTTCATggcatttttcatatttgaacttcaaaaatatgcaatgaaaaaaaattactgacaatacgtatgtaaatataacacatattaCAATTGTACTATAAAACACTAtcatatgaatacatgaaaaataaattattgtacatttatattccaccaatatattgttcattttaagagaaatcattgagaaaatctgcagtatcaatatttttcatttctatcccaccaacatattgatcatttccagagaaatcattcataaattcagcagcatcaaaatgagttaaatcactcaaacggtcactgcgttcagtgaagttggtctttttttctttcccctttatcgattctttatagagcttgcaaaggtgctcgggggctcgacaaatacgagaccaatgtcctggagtgccacatctgaaacaagaactttcaaatcttttcgagtgattttcattaacactgatgttctcatgatgtctttttagtgggtggttcgtgacacccttttgagatgagttataaaaataactatctcgattgttttcaaaaccacggcctcgaccacgaccacggccaattccacgtccacgtccacgaccacgaccacgaccttgACCAAAagcttgtctttgaatttgattttggtttccaggtttaaatttatttttatttacaacatttacttcaggaaatgttgttgatccagtgggtcgggactgatgatttctcattagcagctcgttttttttttccgccacaagaagacatgcgATGAGTtaagaatatctcgcaaatccacgcactctatattgttgctgtagagttatatttgatgtgtgaaacgtggaaaatgttttttcaagcatttccgattctgtaacctcatgtccacaaaattttagctgcgagattattcgatacatcgctgaattgtAATCAATTACTTTCTTAAAAtattggaatcttaacatattccattcatcacgggcggtcggaagtataacttcccttatatgttcaaatctttcttttaatcttttccacagagccatgagatatttttcgatgagatattcacattttaaaccttcatcaaGATGTCgccgcaaaaatattatagcttttgttTTTTCTCGTGATGAGGATATACCAttttttttaatggtttcgtttagacccaatgactcaagatgcatttttACATCAAGGgtccatgacatataatttttccccgtaatatcaagagcaatgaCTTCAAGCTTTGCCAAGTTTgtcatggtggtactaaaaaaaatttacgatacattttattagttaatgaatattgcaatacaaagtaatgaaTGAACAACAACTACAagcattcgtaaaaataaagaaaacacacgaggatgACATTCtcaataaatacaagactcgtgagtatgataaccaaaataattaaaaatatccttgagaaagccatcttcttttttctttaaaaatttgatgaagaataatttttagagaagaagtgaaagttggagtgattgaatctgtttgtgagatcatatttatagggcaaaaactagccgtttttttaccgtttatgaccgttggtgtaaaaaaaatgtatgtatttgtataattttatggtaataatttgatgtatataatattagtcatgtttaaataattatgtatatcatatcacattattataatgcggtgtcacaagttattttgtttaaaaaccttataggcttttatacttctCGTATCTCTTAcggggagtgtgggatgtcgtcttaacatcatcccaggatttataacaagtttttgaaaaatttatttttattatttctgaataactttatattatatattaaatagatacacaataaataaataaacagtaaaatatatattattacttttgttacttttttcttctgttttggagcttggaaaaatatggagtacttttagagcttcgtgctgataacatgttatgaaaaagtaaaaatttatggtaaaaagtaaaaatctcaaactctcaaaattatcaaactacacactttataatatttttctctcaactcaattgtctcaaatatttataaatggagacctatttataggatttctttggaaaacaatccaaaaataatttcatcattacatacatcatcgcacactaattttacctaattttcaacattcaacattataattttcaatacaaatatttttcacattttgaacaaaaataaatttattcgaATATAAcaacttaattataaatataagaCCTAGCATAGAAAACGCTTATAAGCCATCGCGACTCTTTCCGTTTAATATTCTTCTGAAATTGTTGTTCACATTCAATCGTCGTCCGTAATTGACAGGCAATCAGAGGGCGGAAATCTGCAAGAGATGAATCTGAACATGAACTCGGTGGAATCGGTGGTTGCTCAAATCCAAGGGCTTTCCGGCGACATCATCGAGCTAACTCAGCTCTCCAGCTTCTTAAAACAATCCGAAGAGTTGCTTCACACTGAATCGAGTCGGCTCGCTCCTCTACTTAACGAACTCGACCCGTCGATACACTCCCTTGGCTACCTTTACATCCTGTAAATATTCATCTCATACCTTAATTGCATTATGCGATATTAATTCGTCTGTGTAGCGTGTAGTCCAGTAAAATGATATtcatgttattattattattattattttagcaTTGTGTAGTCGTATTTAGACAGTTACCGCCACTATGATGGCGAATTATATGCCagaaatgctgtctttggttATTGTACTCTCCTGTAATAGGCTATTCTCAATTTGTTTAGAAATTATGGCGTTATGATGTTTGGTTTTTGTCTGCCTAAACCTGGGGTTTGTGTTCGCATTGTGGATGGAGCACTGATACTCGTGTATGTTACAATTTTTTTATCGAGAGCCTATTTTCTTTGCTTGGGCTAATTTTTTCATGTTAGTTTGAATAGTGGTTTGTAAAATTTGTGGGTTTTCTTTCATTTTGTTTGGAAAAGGGTTAAATTGATTGAGAGCTTTGGATTCAGGCTGTCCTAGTTTAAGGCCTGGTCTTCTATTTTCGTGCATCTAATATGCGAATATATGTAAGAAGGAAAAGTATATTGGTATCACTTTGTTTTGCTTCCGGTTTATAAGGAAGTCCTCAATCTCTAGTAGAATCTTTAGTGCATCTGGGCTGAATTTTTGAGGGAAGAGGcaaattttagtttttattaatatttccGATATCATATGGGAACGTTGAAAGGTCTTGGATTTGTTTTATCGCTGATACATTGAatgatatcaaaatttttattggtAATTAAGCATCTCTGAATTTTCCAGTCTTTATTGCTAATCAAGCATCTCTGAATTTTCCAGCCGACTgtaaatttttcatatttgatttgaaattttcttCAATTGACTGGCTTTTCTGTTTGCTTATACGCTGACAACCATTTGACCTTTATCGTATACATTGTTCTTTCAGGGATGCGTGCACTTCGGTGCCAGTTTTGAAAGAACAAGTCAATGAGATTGTGCTTTCCATATCCAAGTTTATAAATTTCTGTGCTGCAGAGCAAATTCGGTTGGCACCTGATAAATGTATTGACCTTTTCTTTTATGTGATCAGTTTCTTTTGTTGCTGTTGTCTTTCTGATTTAAATTTTGGTGGTGACTTGACTTGCAGTCATATCTGTTTGTAAAAGGTTAAAGGACCAAGTTATGCTTCTTCAAGATCCCATGCGAGGCGTGGCTCCAATGTTGACAGCTCTGCGGAAGCTTCGGTCGTCATCTGAACATTTAACAACATTACATCCAGATTATCTTCTTCTATGTTTATTGTCAAAGTGCTATAAATCTGGTCTTTCCATTTTGGAAGATGACATATTTGAGGTTGAGCAACCACGCGATCTTCTACTTTATTGCTATTATGGGTATGTTCCCTTAGACAATAAAAAACACTTTCTCGCTCAGATTTTTGATTGACCTTTGTAATAACATATGTGCTATGTTGGATTTGATCAAATTGCTATAACCCCATTTGCATTTACCATATTCTTATTTTTAATTACTGAAATAATAACGTATACCTTCAAAATTCCGATCTGTTAACAATAGCCTGTGATTCAGTTCAATTTTTTGTGATAAGTTTACGATAAAGATTAGTTTGGTCAACCAATAATTGCTTGTCCATGTTCTGTTTGCTTATTTTTTTGAAGTATAATGCCTTGTGTTTTAGAGTCCGAAGATACAGTGTGGCAGCTATGATAGTGTTGCTACGTATCTTGAAATCTCCTATGTCCTTTTGTTGCTACCAAATGAAAAGGAAACCTTATTGACATTTGTCTGATATCTTGCATAAATTCAGGGGTATAATATGCATTGGACAAAAGCAATATCCGAAAGCTTTGGAGCTACTGCACAATGTACGTGACTGTTTATCTGCTTTCTTGTACCATATTATCTTCTTTAGATTCTACCTTTTGTGATGTACTAATTTGTTACTTCAACCTCTTCGGCAGTTCTTTTTATGTATCATTCTTATTTGCGTTTTTTTTCTAGGTTGTAACTGCACCTATGTCCATTATAAGTGCTATAGCAGTTGAAGCATACAAAAAATACATACTGGTGTCTCTCGTTCATCTTGGGCAGGTATTTTTGGTCTATCTTATGCGTACACATTATTTCTCCAGTTGAATCAACTTTTCTTTAGCATGTTGGATTCTGTTATGTTGTTAGGAAGGCAGACACATGGTGTTCTATTTTTGTGACATACTGTTAGGTTAGGTATGCTGGTATCAGCACTATTTTTGCAAGTGTGCTTGTTTGTGTCAGGTATCCTTGTGGTAGCTTTTCTCTAattgtttgacaaaattaaCTCTAATTTAACTGTTCTTCTTTGCTGATAAATCTTGTCTGGCCGCCTTATCTTTCGGCCTGCaacttttgttttattaaaatgctttaacaattatattttaatgGCAGTTCTCGACCAGTTTCCCCAAGTATACTTCTTCAGCCGCCCAAAGGAATCTGAAAAACTTTTCTCAGGTGTACTTCTTATACCTTTTTCATTTAGATGATTTTTCGATTTTTTAGGGTATAGATATCCAatgtaaatttaattttttctcgTTATCGTGGTCAATTTGGAACTCGGTAAAGATGAAATGCAATCATTTTTAGatgattttttgattttttaggGTATAGATATCAAatgtaaatttaatttttttcagttATCGTGGTTAATTTGGAACCCGGTGAAGATGAAATGCAATCATTTCACCGAGAGACCGTAAACTGATTTGAAACTATTCCAAGATTTGAGATATTAAAGAACAGAACTGAATAAGTTAACCCATAGACATGGATCATGTTTTTATGGATTCAAGCTCTATCGTTCAGGTGTGTATTAATTTGTTTTAGATCAAAAGAAAGATTGCGACCTGCCAATCTTGCCAGATTTTTTTAGATCCGAAGTACCTTTGATTTGTTTTTGCATATATTTTTCTCTCCTAATTCGGTCattcttgtttcttttattgAGCAGCCATACCTTGAGTTGGTGAATAGTTATAGTACTGGAAGAATATCAGAGCTTGAGACTTTTGTTCAGGCTAACAAGGACAAATTTGAAAGTGTAAGTTGTGAGGATACTGTGTTGAAGCTCTTCACTCAGCCATTTATTATGTTAGATTATACTGAATATATAGGTAGATTAGATATGACTTTTTCCTCCACTTTCAGGACAAGAATCTTGGGTTGGTGAAACAAGTAGTGTCCTCTATGTATAAACGCAATATTCAGAGGTTGACACAGACATACCTAACGCTCTCCCTCCAAGATATAGCGAACACTGTCCAACTAAATAGTCCCAAGGAGGCTGAGATGCATGTACTTCAAATGGTAGGTGAAGCATCTGGTGACTTTCTATGTTTAGAAATGAAAAGAAAAGTGGTCTTAGCAAGCCATTTTTCTTGAACCACTTCTCTTGTTTTATAGATCCAAGATGGTGAAATTTATGCCACAATTAACCAGAAGGATGGGATGGTTAGATTCCTGGAGGATCCTGAGCAATACAGAACTTGTGAGATGATTGAACGAATTGACTCCTCAATCCGGAGGTATGTATGTGTCATAATTTGGTATCTGTAGAATTGATGAGAAGGTTCAGTAATCCCTCTAAATAAACATGATGGATTATGGAAATCTGTAACTGTCCTTTTGATGGACAACACTCAGGCGCTTTGAAAACAAATTACAAAATATGAAATGTATTCTTTTTATCTTAGAGTGCCCTGATCATTTGCCACCAAGTAGTGTTACAccttttgtatatatatactgGAAACGGCTCTAATTTCTTGCAAATATAATGTTATATTGGTAACTTGAACCAGAAAAGTGAGCAAGAATGACAGTTATGTTTGCTAGTTTACCTCTTTACTGCATAATCGATGAAATGTGATTGGGTAGTTGATACGTTCTTTGCAAATTTGATTAGGGCTATGACGCTGTCAAAGAAGTTAACAACCATGAATGAACTCATGTCATGCGATCTTTCTTACCTTGGGAAGGTACTGGTTTCACGGCACCCCCCTGATGTACCATTTGCATTTCATTGCCTATTGCTTAAATTATTACATTGATCTTTCCTTTGATTTATTTTTGTTGGTCATGTATTTAGGCTGGAAAAGAGCAGAAGagatttgattttgatgattttgaTAACGTTCCTTCGAAGTTCAACATATGAGAAAGATGTATATCATCTTCTAATGGTTTCGATGTGAAGCTATTTGGTCTGGAGAAGTTAGAAACAGATAGCGGTTTCTTGTCAAATACAAGGAACATATATGATGCTTCAAGATTTCACCTCCTTAAGTTTGTATGCATTGGGAATTTTTGCCACTGCATTTGAAGAATTATGAAACCAAGACAATTGAATTAtgtgctccattcttatttctTTTTTTGTATACCGTTGTTTCAATTGAATGAGTCGAACTCGAGCCTTGCCCTTGCAGTGGGCACAAAATTCGTCATtcttctcaaattttttttgaacTACAGTTTATTTTTGAGCTAGTTTAAAGACTTTACTACTTCATCAAAATCTCTAGGAGTTTATTAAAGTTTCGAACATTCGCAAAAGATTCATAAAATCAATCGTGCGCTATGTCGTGCCCTTTCATGACTCCAAACTTGAAAAGTAACATATAACTTTATCTTCATATTTTTTAGCAATGGTTGTACCAAATTGAAGACCAAGCCAAGAGGATGATCGTTTTGAGCTTGTTAAAACTTATCAAGTAGTATTATAATAGGGTTAACAGTTCGACCCATTATTAAGTGATTAACATTTAAGTAGATATATTTTGCGTTGTTACGAGTATTAAACTCGACAGTAACATTCATGAACATAAGTTATTCATGAACATAAGTTACTCTGATTCTATATCTTAATTCATACTAAGATTATAGCACCATAAAATACGAATTTTCAAATTCGTACTTCAACTCTCAAATCCAATTCATGTAGTAAACGAGTGTCctaacaaaacataccaatttcaattattcaaaatgatatttaatcttttatttttaaaaaaagtatattTCGTCTACATTTGAACACGCAtttccaaaagaaaaaaaaaaattgatatggaTGATTAATTTAAAGCAAGGAATATGAAGAGAACCTGTTTCAATAAAGAGAAAGTTGAACTTGGTAATT
This sequence is a window from Primulina tabacum isolate GXHZ01 chromosome 17, ASM2559414v2, whole genome shotgun sequence. Protein-coding genes within it:
- the LOC142531568 gene encoding COP9 signalosome complex subunit 3 gives rise to the protein MNLNMNSVESVVAQIQGLSGDIIELTQLSSFLKQSEELLHTESSRLAPLLNELDPSIHSLGYLYILDACTSVPVLKEQVNEIVLSISKFINFCAAEQIRLAPDKFISVCKRLKDQVMLLQDPMRGVAPMLTALRKLRSSSEHLTTLHPDYLLLCLLSKCYKSGLSILEDDIFEVEQPRDLLLYCYYGGIICIGQKQYPKALELLHNVVTAPMSIISAIAVEAYKKYILVSLVHLGQFSTSFPKYTSSAAQRNLKNFSQPYLELVNSYSTGRISELETFVQANKDKFESDKNLGLVKQVVSSMYKRNIQRLTQTYLTLSLQDIANTVQLNSPKEAEMHVLQMIQDGEIYATINQKDGMVRFLEDPEQYRTCEMIERIDSSIRRAMTLSKKLTTMNELMSCDLSYLGKAGKEQKRFDFDDFDNVPSKFNI